From a single Rutidosis leptorrhynchoides isolate AG116_Rl617_1_P2 chromosome 5, CSIRO_AGI_Rlap_v1, whole genome shotgun sequence genomic region:
- the LOC139850387 gene encoding uncharacterized protein isoform X3, translating to MTSLIVVKQEYFSCVMAEYEGINSSNDHGNEGTIPCQKYGGLAPKKKPLISKDHERAFFDSADWALCKQGAGVNEKSARVIETLQPKLQATCVCFKAR from the exons ATGACTTCTTTAATTGTTGTGAAACAAGAGTATTTttcat GTGTAATGGCAGAGTACGAGGGAATAAACTCTAGCAATGATCATGGCAATGAG GGAACTATACCATGCCAAAAGTATGGAGGATTAGCACCAAAGAAGAAACCTTTGATCTCAAAG GATCACGAACGTGCTTTCTTCGATTCAGCAGATTGGGCTTTGTGCAAG CAAGGTGCAGGAGTGAATGAGAAATCAGCTAGAGTCATTGAGACCCTGCAGCCAAAATTGCAG GCAACCTGCGTGTGTTTCAAGGCAAGATAG
- the LOC139850387 gene encoding uncharacterized protein isoform X1 produces the protein MTSLIVVKQEYFSCVMAEYEGINSSNDHGNEGTIPCQKYGGLAPKKKPLISKDHERAFFDSADWALCKQGAGVNEKSARVIETLQPKLQKTPRERLPPRQPACVSRQDSYIKDMLKRERGDYKSICCP, from the exons ATGACTTCTTTAATTGTTGTGAAACAAGAGTATTTttcat GTGTAATGGCAGAGTACGAGGGAATAAACTCTAGCAATGATCATGGCAATGAG GGAACTATACCATGCCAAAAGTATGGAGGATTAGCACCAAAGAAGAAACCTTTGATCTCAAAG GATCACGAACGTGCTTTCTTCGATTCAGCAGATTGGGCTTTGTGCAAG CAAGGTGCAGGAGTGAATGAGAAATCAGCTAGAGTCATTGAGACCCTGCAGCCAAAATTGCAG AAAACCCCTCGTGAACGTTTGCCACCTAGGCAACCTGCGTGTGTTTCAAGGCAAGATAGTTAT ATTAAAGATATGTTGAAACGCGAAAGAGGAGACTACAAAAGCATTTGTTGTCCATAG
- the LOC139850387 gene encoding uncharacterized protein isoform X2 — translation MTSLIVVKQEYFSCVMAEYEGINSSNDHGNEGTIPCQKYGGLAPKKKPLISKDHERAFFDSADWALCKQGAGVNEKSARVIETLQPKLQKTPRERLPPRQPACVSRQDSYAD, via the exons ATGACTTCTTTAATTGTTGTGAAACAAGAGTATTTttcat GTGTAATGGCAGAGTACGAGGGAATAAACTCTAGCAATGATCATGGCAATGAG GGAACTATACCATGCCAAAAGTATGGAGGATTAGCACCAAAGAAGAAACCTTTGATCTCAAAG GATCACGAACGTGCTTTCTTCGATTCAGCAGATTGGGCTTTGTGCAAG CAAGGTGCAGGAGTGAATGAGAAATCAGCTAGAGTCATTGAGACCCTGCAGCCAAAATTGCAG AAAACCCCTCGTGAACGTTTGCCACCTAGGCAACCTGCGTGTGTTTCAAGGCAAGATAGTTAT GCAGATTAA